A single bacterium DNA region contains:
- a CDS encoding hydrogenase maturation protease — protein sequence MKLIAVGNPLYGDDGVGAAVLERARATDAFPGAELIDAGTDALSLIDRFADEELHVIVDAARMGLEPGRVVRFAPGEVALGLAGDRLSLHGFGLAEAFALAERIDRLPRRLVIVGVEPQTLEIDRGLSDAVASAVPEVLEIIKAEVHSDEADHPGH from the coding sequence GTGAAGCTCATCGCGGTCGGCAATCCGCTGTACGGCGACGACGGGGTGGGGGCGGCCGTCCTGGAGCGGGCGCGCGCCACGGACGCCTTCCCGGGCGCCGAGCTGATCGACGCCGGGACCGACGCCCTGTCGCTGATCGACCGCTTCGCGGACGAGGAGCTGCACGTGATCGTGGACGCGGCCCGCATGGGCCTGGAGCCGGGACGCGTCGTGCGCTTCGCCCCGGGCGAGGTCGCCCTGGGACTCGCCGGGGACCGGCTCTCGCTGCACGGGTTCGGCCTCGCGGAGGCCTTTGCCCTGGCCGAGCGCATCGACCGCCTCCCGCGGCGGCTGGTGATCGTGGGCGTGGAGCCGCAGACGCTGGAGATCGACCGGGGCCTTTCGGACGCGGTGGCGTCGGCGGTCCCCGAGGTGCTGGAGATCATCAAAGCGGAGGTTCATTCCGATGAAGCGGACCATCCTGGTCATTGA
- a CDS encoding response regulator encodes MKRTILVIDDDIDLVEIIRLTLESEGFGVIDAQNGARGLELARERKPDLILLDVMMGEIDEGFQVAYELRKGDNTRDIPIIMLTAVADQTGYAFDPEKDSDFLPVDEYLEKPVSPRRLVDLVRKHLPPTI; translated from the coding sequence ATGAAGCGGACCATCCTGGTCATTGACGACGACATCGACCTGGTCGAGATCATCCGGCTGACCCTCGAGAGCGAGGGCTTCGGCGTGATCGACGCCCAGAACGGCGCCCGGGGCCTGGAACTGGCCCGCGAGCGGAAGCCCGACCTGATCCTGCTGGACGTGATGATGGGCGAGATCGACGAGGGATTCCAGGTTGCCTACGAGCTGCGCAAGGGTGACAATACCAGGGACATCCCGATCATCATGCTGACCGCGGTGGCCGACCAGACGGGGTACGCCTTCGACCCGGAGAAGGACTCGGACTTCCTGCCGGTGGACGAGTACCTCGAGAAGCCGGTCAGTCCGCGGCGGCTCGTGGACCTGGTGCGCAAGCACCTGCCGCCGACGATCTAG